GGAAGAAGTTACGCGGCACCGCTCCCCCAAAAACCGATTCCTCAAAGGCAAACTCGGCATCGGGCAGCGGCTCGAGTTTCAGCCATACATGCCCGTACTGACCGTGCCCGCCGGTTTGTTTCTTGTGCTTTCCTTCTACCTGAACCATTGCCCGTATGGTTTCGCGGTAGGGTATCTTCATCTCGGTGGTGCCGACATCCACGCCAAATTTGCTCTTTAATCGTTCTACGATTATATCTGTATGCGTTTCGCCCATAGTCTTCAGGATAGTCTGTCGGGTCTCGGTGTTCTTTTCCATAGTAATAGTAGGATCTTCTTCCATCAGCCGCTGTAAAGCACTGGAGAGCTTGTCTTCGTCCCCTTTGCTCTTCGGCTCTATCGCCATCGCCAGGGTAGGCTGTGGGAATTCAATTCCTTTGAGAATGACAGGTCGGGCCTTATCCGTGAGCGTGTCCCCGGTAGTGGTAACCGACAACTTGGCAACAGCGGCTATATCCCCCGCTTTCAGTTCGGGAACCGCGAACTGTTCCTTGCCGCGCATCACCAGAAGGTTGCCGATCCTCTCCTCTTTTTCCTTATTGGCGTTGTAAACCACGGAATCGGCCTTCATGGTTCCGGTGAAGACCCGGAAGAAATTGAGGCGCCCTATATAAGGGTCGGCGATAGTCTTGAACACCAAAGCGGCCAAGGGTTCTGCACTCACGTCTTTGCCCTTGACATCGGAATGATGGCTAGGATCAGGCATGCAATCGACTATGAAATCCATCATGGGCTGGATTCCCATGTTGTTCAAGGCCGAACCACAAAAAACGAACACAGCGGTACCGTTAGTCGCAGCGCCCTTTATCCCCCGCTGGATTTCCTCGTCGGTAAGTTCCTCCCCTTCCAGGTACTTGTTCAAAAGCTCATCATCGCCTTCAGCTGCAGCCTCGACGATCTGCTCCTTATAAGCTTCAACCTGGTCCGCAAGCTCCGCAGGTATCTCAGCTTCGGTCATCTTTCCGGTTCCGGGCTCAAACAACAAAGCCCTCATTTTGATCAGGTCCACTACACCCTTAAAATTGGCTTCAGCCCCAATCGGGATCTGAAGTGGCACTATGGGCTGGGAAAACTTTTCTCTCATCTCTTCCAGGGCTTTTTCAAAAGAAGCGTTCTCCCTGTCCATCTTATTGATAAACGCTATACGAGGTAAATCCCCACATTCTTCCCAGTAAATCTCGGTCTGAACCTCGACACCGGCAACAGCAGAAAGGACTACGATCACGCTGTCTGCTACCCGCAGCGCTCCTTTGACTTCACCGGCGAAATCGGCAAAACCTGGGGTGTCGAGCACGTTTATCTTTAAACCCCTGTATTCGCAGGGAACCAGGGTAGTATTAATAGTAATTTTGCGCTTTATCTCCTCAGGATAAAAGTCTGCAGTGGTGTTTCCGTCATCCACCCGGCCGAGCCTCTTGATGGCTCCAGTCTGGTAAAGCATAGCCTCAGTCAGGGAGGTCTTTCCCGCCCCTCCGTGGGCGATGATGGCTACGTTTCGTATCTTTTCCGTGGGGTAAACATTCACAAACATTCCCTCCTTGCCTATCTATAAGGAATTTCCAAAATCCCATTAATTATAACTGATCTACTTGCGAGTGAAAATAGAAAAAACCCAGTATAGCACCACTGCTAGGAGTGCCAACACGGCCAACTGAACCAAAAACTGGATCCTCAGTACATCCAATAAAGTCAGGACAGTTCCAAGAATCACGGGGATAAACACCGACTTGGGTGAAGGTCCGCCGGCGTAGTCGGGGTTTTTCCTTTTCTCGAACAACCAGTTCAAATTGAATAAAAACAAGAAAACCAAAATATTCACTATCAACTGCAATCCAAATAACACTACAACATCTCCTATAGCTTAGCCGATATCGATGTAAGGTTGAAAGCGACGTCTAAAATCCTCGATAAGCTGATAATCCGTCAAATCGAAGTGAATGGGCGTAATCGATATATACCCTTGGGTGACAGCCGCTACATCGCTGTCGGGATCCTGCTCTTCTCTTATAACTTCTCCCCCCAGCCAGTAATAAGAATTACCGCGGGGATCCTTTCTCTCCTCAAAAAGGTTTTCGTAGCGCCTGACCCCTAGCTTGGTGATGCGTATACCCTTTATCTCGGAACGGGGAAGGCAAGGCACATTAATGTTGAGGATTATGTCCTTGCCGACACCTTCTCTGTGTAAAATCCGCAAGACCAGCCGGGTAAAGCGGGCAGCAAAAGAAAAATCCTCGTTGGGATTAAAAGAATCGAGTGACACCGCCACCGAAGGAAAACCCATAATGACCCCTTCTAAGGCGGCGGAAACAGTACCGGAGTACAGTACATCTGTACCCAGGTTTGCTCCCCGGTTAACTCCGGATACCACGTAATCCGGGGTTTTCGGGATTAAAGCGCTGATCCCCAGTTTGACACAGTCGGCCGGGGTGCCGTCGATAACCCAGGCCAAAGCGCTTGAACCTGGAACCTCGACCCTTTGCGCTTTGATAGGGCTAAAAACCGTTATAGAATGGCCTGTTCCGCTCCTTTCCCGGTCCGGGGCCACCACATATACCTCGCCCATTTTTTCCAATTCGCGTAGCACAGCCAAAATTCCGGGAGAATCGATGCCGTCGTCATTGGTCAAAAGAATCCTCACTCGGCAGATACCCCCCGCGGTAGCAACATGATACGACTAGGTGGCCAGTAGATCATGAAAGCCTTTCCCATAAGATGATCCTCCCTCAGCCAAGCATTCCATCGGTGACTGTCAAAGCTGCTGTTTCTGTTGTCTCCCATAACAAAAAGGCACCCTTCCGGAACAACCACCGGTCCATAATCGTACATCGGCGGTTCAGCCAGGTAAGGTTCTTTCAACGCCACTCCGTTAATAAACACCTTTCCATCCCTTACCTCCACGGTTTCCCCGGGAAGCCCTATAACCCGCTTGATAAACGGCCCTTCCTGCCCTAGTTCCTCTGGGGGCGTAAAAACCACTATATCCCCCCTGACCGGTTTTTTGAAGTGGTATATAAACTTGTTGAGCAACACCTTGTCCCCAATCTGCAGAGTAGGTATCATGGATCCGCTGGGTATTTCCCGACCTTCGATAACGAAGGCCCTCAGAACCATGGCCAACAAAAACGAAATTATAATTATGCTGACGAATTCCCTAACAATGCCCCGCAATTCTCTCCCCATGAAATCTTCCTCCTGTTCTATATTTCGTAGATGTTGATAGTCATCTCTTGCCCGTCGCGGTCTTTGGTGAGGCCGAAAAGCACTTTCCTGTCTTTTAAGTGCTTGTTGAGAAAATCTACGACCTTAACTAGTTCATCGTTGGCCCGGAAAGTCTTGCGGGCTATAAGTTGGAGACCGTTTTGCTCCCCTTGATTATTATTCACTTCCCAATCCTCCTGCTCCACAATGGCGTTACCTAATCGGCCCCTTGATCAAAGCAAAAGCCTCGGCTCTGGAGGCCGGGTTAGTCTCGAATATCCCGCGTACCGCGGATGTGACCGTCATAGAACCGGGTTTGTTGACTCCTCGCATGGTCATGCACATGTGTTCGGCCTCGATTACGACCGCTACTCCCCATGGCTGTAATCTCTCCATGATGGAATCGGCAATCTGGCTGGTTAACCTCTCTTGCAGCTGGGGTCTTTTGGCAAAACCTTCTACCACCCTCACCAGCTTGCTTAGCCCGGTAATGCGGCCCTTCCGGGGTATATAAGCCACGT
The sequence above is drawn from the Syntrophothermus lipocalidus DSM 12680 genome and encodes:
- the fusA gene encoding elongation factor G, which translates into the protein MNVYPTEKIRNVAIIAHGGAGKTSLTEAMLYQTGAIKRLGRVDDGNTTADFYPEEIKRKITINTTLVPCEYRGLKINVLDTPGFADFAGEVKGALRVADSVIVVLSAVAGVEVQTEIYWEECGDLPRIAFINKMDRENASFEKALEEMREKFSQPIVPLQIPIGAEANFKGVVDLIKMRALLFEPGTGKMTEAEIPAELADQVEAYKEQIVEAAAEGDDELLNKYLEGEELTDEEIQRGIKGAATNGTAVFVFCGSALNNMGIQPMMDFIVDCMPDPSHHSDVKGKDVSAEPLAALVFKTIADPYIGRLNFFRVFTGTMKADSVVYNANKEKEERIGNLLVMRGKEQFAVPELKAGDIAAVAKLSVTTTGDTLTDKARPVILKGIEFPQPTLAMAIEPKSKGDEDKLSSALQRLMEEDPTITMEKNTETRQTILKTMGETHTDIIVERLKSKFGVDVGTTEMKIPYRETIRAMVQVEGKHKKQTGGHGQYGHVWLKLEPLPDAEFAFEESVFGGAVPRNFFPAVEKGVREAMTEGVLAGYPVTNVKVTLYDGSYHPVDSSEMSFKLAAILAFRKGMEQAKPVLLEPIMNVEVLIPEQYLGDIIGDLNSKRGRVLGMEPQGKNQLVKAQVPLAEMARYSIDLKSITQGRGKFQMSFSHYEEVPANIAEKIAKK
- the surE gene encoding 5'/3'-nucleotidase SurE — its product is MRILLTNDDGIDSPGILAVLRELEKMGEVYVVAPDRERSGTGHSITVFSPIKAQRVEVPGSSALAWVIDGTPADCVKLGISALIPKTPDYVVSGVNRGANLGTDVLYSGTVSAALEGVIMGFPSVAVSLDSFNPNEDFSFAARFTRLVLRILHREGVGKDIILNINVPCLPRSEIKGIRITKLGVRRYENLFEERKDPRGNSYYWLGGEVIREEQDPDSDVAAVTQGYISITPIHFDLTDYQLIEDFRRRFQPYIDIG
- the lepB gene encoding signal peptidase I, which codes for MGRELRGIVREFVSIIIISFLLAMVLRAFVIEGREIPSGSMIPTLQIGDKVLLNKFIYHFKKPVRGDIVVFTPPEELGQEGPFIKRVIGLPGETVEVRDGKVFINGVALKEPYLAEPPMYDYGPVVVPEGCLFVMGDNRNSSFDSHRWNAWLREDHLMGKAFMIYWPPSRIMLLPRGVSAE
- a CDS encoding YpmA family protein, whose protein sequence is MNNNQGEQNGLQLIARKTFRANDELVKVVDFLNKHLKDRKVLFGLTKDRDGQEMTINIYEI
- the folE gene encoding GTP cyclohydrolase I FolE, encoding MDIEKIEKAVRMIIEAIGEDKDREGLRDTPRRVARMYAELFSGIEEDPSKHLQVLFTEHHDELVLIKDIPLYSMCEHHLLPFYGKAHVAYIPRKGRITGLSKLVRVVEGFAKRPQLQERLTSQIADSIMERLQPWGVAVVIEAEHMCMTMRGVNKPGSMTVTSAVRGIFETNPASRAEAFALIKGPIR